Proteins co-encoded in one Neodiprion lecontei isolate iyNeoLeco1 chromosome 3, iyNeoLeco1.1, whole genome shotgun sequence genomic window:
- the LOC107222197 gene encoding 39S ribosomal protein L10, mitochondrial, which yields MTSILNKAWLLPTRQVIVQPKRFRGKINIQKPREPHYKRATVEKFVEPIYFNARWGKPLSELCANVKNKPSPDEVNKAKEPHPMHRIIAREARNWFENSNMVAFCHMNPFPGEEKFNFAVALKKHNMHFKVYGKPTIALALKDTPFLAVNRLFQSHNLTIFSPGTDIQSLLKLLQKRPELVLMAGIMNGKLMSRNELVNYAAMGDITAVRSRLVQVLQNAGGANLNRQITHHQSTLVSRLKQISTPEETTSESPEENVE from the exons ATGACTTCTATTCTGAACAAAG CGTGGCTGTTACCCACGAGGCAAGTGATCGTGCAGCCGAAAAGATTTCgtggtaaaataaatattcaaaaaccGAGGGAGCCGCACTACAAGAGAGCGACGGtagaaaaatttgtcgaaCCGATATACTTTAATGCAAGGTGGGGTAAACCGTTGTCGGAATTATGTGCGAACGTTAAAAATAAACCTTCACCGGATGAAGTGAATAAGGCAAAGGAACCTCATCCGATGCACAGAATCATCGCTCGGGAGGCCCGGAACtggtttgaaaattctaacATGGTTGCCTTTTGTCATATGAACCCCTTTCCTGGAgaggaaaaattcaattttgccGTCGCTCTGAAAAAGCATAACATGCATTTTAAAGTATATGGAAAACCAACGATAGCGCTCGCTCTTAAGGACACTCCGTTTCTAGCAGTTAATCGACTCTTCCAATCCCACAACTTGACAATATTCAGTCCAGGGACAGACATTCAATCGTTGCTGAAACTCTTGCAGAAGAGACCGGAACTCGTTTTGATGG CTGGGATAATGAACGGGAAGCTTATGAGCAGAAATGAGTTGGTGAATTACGCCGCAATGGGCGACATCACGGCGGTCAGATCACGACTTGTTCAGGTGTTACAAAACGCCGGAGGAGCGAACCTTAATCGTCAAATCACGCATCATCAGTCGACTCTGGTTTCTCGTTTGAAGCAAATATCAACGCCTGAGGAAACGACGTCCGAGTCGCCCGAGGAGAATGTTGAATAA
- the LOC107222193 gene encoding partitioning defective 3 homolog, with product MKVTVCFDNIRVVVPCGDGTLLVKDLMREATLRYKKATGRNDAWLTINSLSSLTGGGLLDPDDRLCDVADDREQIVAHFVSGETIHVGGDGASSVGTNSPDFFHGDHKEQHYVVNPRAANSSSHIKRESAKRLSMHSLSTKEPSLLTPYSAQSLPRESRRKEPLGQDSKSYFDFAVSKNENFCLNGQAANDAEEVVIKNEAGPLGLHVVPCYDLLGNDQGLRVERIESNGRIARDGQIGLHDKIVKINGNNLLHVPFSKVQEIFVTAMNEPCLKISVIKNKKSKSDKDAKNLSNHSSNSKNEADDSQRKIQCSNYNLLQTANTRKIGRMIEIELTKGTNGLGFSVTTRDNPAGGHCPIYIKNILPKGAAVEDGRLRPGDRLLEVNNMEMTGKNQAEVVSLLRSISPGGKVKMVVSRQEEVPSVTSDVPVIPSYVPRELTVSSHSAESTDYWKGQSRSPSKKRDVEETGEKIETHSYGEGGLKNPKTSDDVILSPRKNRMILTLDIPVHDSEKAGLGVSVKGKTSSTDDNSSVDLGIFIKSVLHGGAASRDGRLRTNDQLLNVNGVSLLGLSNSDAMETLRRAMLNTNSSVTGVITLTIARRVSSYDGGCEKIYIDSVSNSRSKTELINRVYGGSETATTNQSEKRVREKNDLNCQSDTVDNGQINSATSSSPWNPVIDRLTEQYNKNSLRNESYCLATNKTWLEHGNKGQKLAPMHKEDSMESVLTEESSTVGKNQTGRKHNPNDKDGQFSEDPSYDSQLSLEEIGSSGNKFSRDALGRQSMSEKRHAALDAKNTDTYKRNKKLREGREVKSAEPSSTHNQRENVEVPSATPKKAQSVENFENIGVKTISRESTFVDEQKTRRGKVNNPDPTPDSNPDYLYTIPGRTKMISPRKHWLVDDVQAEISDANNYRSENDGFPNSRGDVKQASLNSALDDRYKRSRKKGGIRSMLRLGKNRKSLNFGDNIESRQEANNYCSGTINYIA from the coding sequence ATGAAGGTAACCGTTTGTTTTGACAATATAAGGGTGGTAGTTCCGTGCGGAGATGGAACGCTACTTGTCAAAGACCTGATGCGCGAGGCCACCTTGAGATATAAAAAAGCTACGGGTCGAAACGATGCCTGGTTGACGATTAACAGCCTGTCGTCGCTGACCGGCGGAGGTCTCCTCGACCCTGACGACAGGCTTTGCGACGTGGCCGACGACCGGGAGCAAATTGTGGCACATTTTGTCTCCGGTGAAACTATACACGTTGGCGGAGACGGCGCGAGCTCCGTCGGGACGAATAGTCCGGACTTCTTTCACGGGGATCACAAGGAACAACACTACGTTGTAAATCCAAGAGCGGCGAATTCCTCGAGCCATATAAAACGGGAGAGCGCCAAGAGATTGTCGATGCATTCCCTATCAACCAAAGAACCCTCCCTCCTGACACCTTACTCGGCTCAATCTCTGCCCCGTGAATCCAGACGCAAAGAACCCCTCGGTCAGGACTCAAAGTCGTATTTTGACTTTGCTgtatcgaaaaatgaaaacttttgcCTCAACGGTCAAGCCGCTAACGACGCCGAAGAAGTGGTGATTAAGAATGAGGCCGGACCTTTGGGGCTGCACGTCGTTCCTTGCTACGATTTATTGGGCAATGATCAGGGTCTTAGAGTCGAGAGGATAGAAAGCAACGGTCGGATAGCCAGGGACGGTCAAATCGGGCTCCACGATAAAATCGTTAAAATAAATGGAAACAATCTTTTGCACGTACCATTCTCAAAGGTTCAAGAGATATTCGTTACCGCCATGAACGAGCCGTGTCTAAAGATATCGGTTATAAAGAATAAGAAGTCGAAAAGCGACAAGGACGCAAAGAATTTGAGCAACCATAGCAGTAACTCGAAAAACGAAGCCGACGATAGCCAGAGGAAAATACAATGCAGCAATTATAATCTACTGCAGACGGctaacacgaggaaaattggAAGAATGATAGAAATCGAACTGACCAAGGGAACGAATGGACTCGGTTTCAGCGTAACAACCAGAGACAATCCTGCCGGTGGTCATTGTCCGATTTACATTAAGAATATCCTTCCGAAAGGCGCGGCAGTCGAGGATGGTCGTCTCAGACCTGGGGACCGTCTTCTGGAAGTGAACAACATGGAAATGACCGGAAAGAATCAGGCAGAGGTAGTTTCGTTACTGCGAAGTATTTCTCCCGGAGGTAAAGTCAAGATGGTCGTGTCTCGTCAGGAAGAAGTTCCGTCGGTAACGTCGGACGTGCCTGTAATACCTTCGTACGTTCCGAGAGAGCTTACGGTTTCCTCTCATTCTGCCGAAAGCACGGATTATTGGAAAGGTCAGAGCAGATCGCCGAGCAAGAAACGAGACGTCGAAGAAACCGGTGAAAAAATCGAGACGCACAGCTACGGCGAAGGCGGCTTGAAGAACCCAAAAACATCCGACGACGTCATTTTATCACCTCGAAAAAATCGGATGATACTTACGCTCGACATTCCTGTTCATGATTCGGAAAAAGCAGGACTCGGGGTCAGCGTAAAGGGAAAGACCAGCAGCACCGATGATAACTCGAGCGTAGATCTTGGGATTTTTATAAAGAGCGTTCTGCACGGCGGAGCCGCTTCGAGAGACGGACGTCTCAGGACCAACGATCAACTCCTCAATGTGAATGGAGTCTCGCTACTCGGTTTGTCGAATTCCGATGCTATGGAGACACTCAGGCGCGCGATGCTCAACACAAACAGCTCTGTAACCGGCGTTATCACGCTGACGATAGCTCGACGAGTTTCGTCCTACGACGGAGGGTGCGAAAAAATCTATATCGATTCTGTATCAAATTCCAGGTCCAAGACCGAACTTATCAACAGAGTTTACGGTGGCAGCGAAACGGCGACTACCAACCAGAGCGAAAAGAGAGTCAGGGAGAAGAACGACTTGAATTGCCAGTCGGACACGGTCGACAACGGGCAGATAAACTCGGCGACATCGTCGTCACCTTGGAACCCGGTTATAGACAGACTGACGGAGCAGTATAACAAGAATAGTCTGAGAAACGAGAGCTATTGTTTAGCGACGAATAAAACTTGGTTGGAACACGGTAACAAGGGCCAGAAATTGGCCCCGATGCACAAGGAAGATTCGATGGAATCTGTTCTCACTGAGGAATCTAGCACGGTCGGTAAAAACCAGACCGGTAGAAAACACAACCCCAACGATAAGGATGGACAGTTTTCCGAGGATCCGAGCTACGACAGTCAGCTGTCGCTAGAGGAGATCGGCTCGTCGGGAAACAAGTTTTCCCGCGATGCCCTAGGGCGACAAAGCATGTCCGAGAAAAGGCACGCCGCCTTAGACGCAAAGAACACCGACACCTACAAGAGAAACAAGAAGCTAAGAGAGGGAAGAGAGGTGAAAAGCGCCGAACCTTCATCGACTCACAATCAGCGGGAAAACGTCGAAGTTCCGAGTGCGACGCCGAAGAAGGCGCAGAgcgttgaaaatttcgaaaatattggCGTCAAGACAATTTCCAGAGAGAGTACTTTCGTCGATGAGCAAAAAACTCGTCGCGGCAAGGTCAACAACCCCGATCCGACACCGGATTCCAACCCTGATTACCTCTACACGATACCTGGACGAACCAAAATGATTTCACCGAGAAAACACTGGCTCGTCGACGACGTACAGGCCGAGATTTCGGATGCCAACAATTACAGGAGCGAAAACGATGGTTTTCCAAACAGCCGAGGCGACGTGAAACAGGCTTCGCTAAATTCCGCTCTCGATGATCGATATAAAAGGTCGAGGAAAAAAGGCGGCATCAGATCGATGCTCCGACTTGGGAAAAATAGAAAGTCGCTCAATTTCGGTGACAATATAGAGTCACGCCAAGAGGCTAATAATTATTGCAGTGGaactataaattatatagCGTAG